The DNA sequence CAACTCTTTTAGAACACCCCCCAAAATGTAATGTGTAATCTATTTATTATAGCGGATTCGTTACCCAAAGCTCTTTTAACCATTGCGATAAAAATGGTGTATGGTCAAGGATAAGTTGAGCGAGCGTGGATTGATGGAGTAGGCTTTGTACGGTTTCAACTGGGAGCAATGCAGCCACGTGAAGGATAACAAATAGTATAAGGTACGCCTCTATAAAACATAAGAGTCCTCCCAACCAACCATTAACTGTCCTTAAAATAGGGAGATGAGAAACAAAGTCGAGCATTGAACCAATGATTTGCATTAATATTTTTGTTCCAAAGAACAATATCGCAAAAGCAATACCAGAGTAATACACGCTTTCAAAATTAAAGATATCTACAAGCATTGAAATTGGACTGTCTGCTGGTAGCTGAGGATACGGAATCCAA is a window from the Bacillus alkalicellulosilyticus genome containing:
- a CDS encoding CvpA family protein — its product is MVSIILLFILVSSFFIGLRRGLILQIIHLTGFVVSLLVAYMYYKELAVYIRLWIPYPQLPADSPISMLVDIFNFESVYYSGIAFAILFFGTKILMQIIGSMLDFVSHLPILRTVNGWLGGLLCFIEAYLILFVILHVAALLPVETVQSLLHQSTLAQLILDHTPFLSQWLKELWVTNPL